One Apostichopus japonicus isolate 1M-3 chromosome 7, ASM3797524v1, whole genome shotgun sequence genomic region harbors:
- the LOC139969929 gene encoding uncharacterized protein yields the protein MPGTNPFNDSVSSDRGWILQDEVRSEGSSVGSAAEGRQRGIQLMQFDDIPSSVQMGGGHNPTERGPNRLVEEGRLFTDGTPQDIRRRDTSDLGGARVERLLNERDVFTDGTTRAPQSNSGNEYGHRITDDNGSQRYFHSRGDGRANAAPTRHSRNPFYEAPMPVSDRVVVEESKQMPEMSEQYETEYRCKVCRKLYVNIPDLERHVQDKHRSKRHKCLHCDYGSNKKIDVERHTQSRHPLRDDEGRGGKRAKSAEDVSSKAKEGAKTGGSSSTSDTSVPGHSRREKEPAESRSPPRPCRRLQGLPVLDELLGSPVTDLDGEVALDRPPPTPRVTPGRPTEASDPTAREIVRQARRDANIQEGEEVNTEPSLRERVSTVVLPDGRIFVTIEKFGPSSGN from the exons ATGCCAGGAACTAATCCTTTCAACGACTCTGTGAGCAGTGATCGAGGCTGGATCCTGCAAGATGAAGTCCGCTCTGAGGGAAGCTCTGTGGGTTCAGCAGCTGAGGGAAGGCAACGAGGAATTCAGCTTATGCAGTTCGACGATATACCCAGCTCTGTGCAGATGGGGGGAGGCCACAACCCAACCGAACGAGGGCCGAATAGACTGGTCGAGGAAGGACGACTGTTTACGGATGGGACACCCCAGGACATCCGACGTAGGGATACTTCCGACCTAGGAGGTGCAAGGGTGGAGAGACTACTAAACGAGAGGGATGTATTCACCGACGGAACTACCCGGGCACCGCAAAGCAACAGTGGCAACGAATACGGACACAGGATTACTGATGACAATGGATCCCAGCGGTACTTCCATAGTAGAGGTGACGGTAGAGCAAACGCAGCTCCAACACGGCACAGCCGTAATCCGTTTTACGAAGCCCCGATGCCAGTTTCTGACCGTGTGGTGGTCGAAgagtccaaacaaatgccgG AAATGTCCGAACAGTACGAAACTGAGTACAGATGCAAGGTTTGCAGAAAACTCTACGTTAACATTCCTGACCTTGAGCGACATGTGCAGGACAAGCACAGGAGTAAGCGGCACAAGTGCCTCCATTGCGATTATGGCAGCAACAAAAAAATAGACGTGGAGCGACACACACAGAGCAGACATCCACTGAGGGATGACGAGGGGAGGGGAGGCAAGAGGGCAAAGTCAGCAGAAGACGTCTCTTCGAAGGCAAAGGAAGGGGCTAAGACTGGGGGTTCCTCATCGACCTCGGACACCTCGGTTCCCGGACACAGCCGGAGGGAGAAAGAGCCTGCCGAGTCACGGTCACCCCCTAGGCCATGCCGCCGTCTTCAGGGATTACCGGTCCTGGACGAACTGCTGGGATCTCCAGTAACGGACCTGGATGGGGAAGTCGCTCTGGACCGACCACCTCCAACACCCCGTGTCACCCCTGGGAGACCGACGGAGGCGTCTGACCCGACCGCGCGGGAAATCGTGCGACAGGCGAGACGGGACGCCAATATCCAGGAAGGCGAGGAAGTGAATACCGAACCGAGCTTACGGGAGCGCGTGTCCACAGTGGTGCTGCCCGATGGGAGAATATTCGTTACGATAGAGAAGTTTGGTCCCTCCTCCGGCAATTAA